Proteins co-encoded in one Haloarcula pelagica genomic window:
- the mce gene encoding methylmalonyl-CoA epimerase has protein sequence MRFDHAGVATDDAAALADLYGAAFDAPVAHEETFDGLSVTFLDLGNGYFELLEPLPDAEGAIPRYLDRNGPGIHHFALATDDIEAAIATAVDAGIDPIDGEPRPGAWGHEVAFLDPRTTGGVLVEFVQH, from the coding sequence ATGCGCTTCGACCACGCCGGCGTCGCGACCGACGACGCCGCCGCGCTCGCCGATCTGTACGGGGCAGCGTTCGACGCGCCCGTCGCACACGAGGAGACGTTCGACGGGCTCTCGGTGACGTTTCTGGACCTCGGGAACGGCTACTTCGAGCTCCTGGAACCGCTGCCCGATGCAGAGGGGGCCATTCCGCGGTACCTCGACCGCAACGGCCCCGGAATCCACCACTTCGCGCTGGCGACCGACGACATCGAGGCGGCCATCGCGACCGCGGTCGACGCGGGCATCGACCCCATCGACGGGGAGCCACGCCCCGGCGCGTGGGGCCACGAGGTCGCCTTCCTCGACCCAAGGACGACCGGCGGTGTGCTCGTGGAGTTCGTCCAGCACTGA
- a CDS encoding NOP5/NOP56 family protein — MTEDTGGWFVGLDPDDGAAAVTRIRDGQADEPADWPTLAVDAGFAADREEYYERLHAATTTAASEAVREREGADDQQLVHAVRAMADCERTANELAERVSEWAGSRYGDSGAGIDYAREVAARDPEDGTDSALVSLAERTVAVADEADSLRSFIEQAAPAVAPNLSMLAGPVLAARLVSLAGGLEALAKQPSGTVQVLGAEDALFAHLTGSAPSPKHGVIFTHEYVRGTHPDERGSAARALAGKLSIAARIDHYSGDRRPELQAELDERIERIRSRRGEEQ, encoded by the coding sequence ATGACCGAGGACACTGGCGGCTGGTTCGTCGGGCTCGACCCCGACGACGGGGCGGCCGCCGTCACACGGATCAGGGACGGGCAGGCCGACGAACCGGCCGACTGGCCGACGCTGGCCGTCGACGCCGGCTTCGCCGCCGACCGCGAGGAGTACTACGAACGGCTGCACGCGGCGACGACGACCGCAGCCAGCGAGGCCGTCCGCGAGCGCGAGGGTGCCGACGACCAGCAACTCGTCCACGCCGTCAGAGCGATGGCCGACTGCGAGCGGACGGCGAACGAACTCGCGGAGCGGGTCAGCGAGTGGGCCGGGAGCCGCTACGGGGACAGCGGCGCCGGTATCGACTACGCCCGCGAGGTCGCAGCGCGCGACCCGGAAGACGGGACCGACAGCGCGCTCGTCTCGCTGGCCGAGCGGACCGTCGCAGTCGCCGACGAAGCCGACTCGCTGCGGTCGTTCATCGAGCAGGCTGCCCCCGCCGTCGCACCGAACCTCTCGATGCTGGCCGGGCCGGTGCTGGCAGCGCGGCTGGTCTCGCTCGCCGGCGGACTGGAAGCCCTCGCCAAGCAACCGAGCGGGACCGTCCAGGTGCTGGGCGCCGAGGACGCGCTGTTCGCCCACCTGACTGGCTCGGCGCCGTCACCGAAACACGGCGTGATCTTCACCCACGAGTACGTCCGCGGGACCCACCCCGACGAGCGTGGGTCGGCCGCCCGCGCGCTGGCGGGGAAACTCTCGATCGCCGCGCGGATCGACCACTACAGCGGCGACCGCCGGCCGGAACTCCAGGCGGAACTCGACGAGCGGATCGAGCGGATTCGCAGCCGCCGGGGTGAGGAACAGTGA
- a CDS encoding fibrillarin-like rRNA/tRNA 2'-O-methyltransferase, protein MTLPTGVERHDFDGETGLATRGPPVYGEATDGEWRRWDPHRSKLGAMLELGMDTGLVGGETALYLGAAAGTTVSHVADFAGPTYAVEFAPRPVRDLLSAAEERDRLFPLLKDARRPETYAHVVEPVDVVVQDVATRGQARVAALNRQFLGEDGRLLAAIKARSEDVTAAPEDVFEGVLDELREDYAVLSTEPLAPYHEDHLGVVARPR, encoded by the coding sequence GTGACGCTCCCGACCGGTGTCGAGCGACACGACTTCGACGGCGAGACGGGACTGGCGACGCGCGGCCCGCCGGTGTACGGCGAGGCGACCGACGGCGAGTGGCGCCGGTGGGACCCACACCGGTCGAAGCTCGGCGCGATGCTCGAACTGGGGATGGACACTGGACTTGTGGGCGGCGAGACGGCCCTGTATCTCGGGGCCGCGGCCGGGACCACCGTGAGCCACGTCGCCGATTTCGCCGGACCGACCTACGCCGTGGAGTTCGCGCCCCGGCCGGTCCGGGACCTGTTGTCGGCCGCCGAGGAGCGGGACCGCCTCTTCCCGTTGCTGAAGGACGCCCGCCGGCCCGAGACCTACGCCCACGTCGTCGAGCCCGTCGACGTGGTCGTTCAGGACGTAGCGACCCGCGGACAGGCACGGGTGGCCGCGCTCAACCGACAGTTCCTGGGCGAGGACGGGCGGCTCCTGGCGGCGATCAAGGCCCGGAGCGAGGACGTTACCGCGGCCCCCGAGGACGTGTTCGAGGGCGTCCTCGACGAACTCCGCGAGGACTACGCGGTGCTCTCGACCGAGCCACTCGCACCGTACCACGAGGACCACCTCGGGGTCGTCGCACGGCCCCGGTAG
- a CDS encoding acyl-CoA mutase large subunit family protein: protein MFDPEELDRIREAKAEWEDSEVQPTVDRFGEREETFTTDTEGHEVARLYTPADVADLDYDEDLGFPGQEPYTRGVYSTGYRGRLWTMRQYAGMGTARETNERFTYLLEQGQTGLSMAFDLPTQMGYDSDDAMAAGEVGKTGVAIDSLRDMETVFDGIPLDEVSTSMTINAPAAVLLAMYIAVGDRQGVDREELRGTIQNDVLKEYIARNTFIYPPEPSMRLITDIFEFCAAEVPNFNTISISGYHIREAGSTAAQEIAFTLGNGLAYVEAAIDAGLAVDEFAPQLSFFFASYNNIFEEVAKFRAARRLWASLIDERYDPDDPKSKQLKFHTQTAGSTLTAQQIENNVVRVAYQALAAVLGGTQSLHTNGKDEAIGLPTEESVRTALRTQQILAHESGAADTIDPLAGSYYVESLTDDLEADARSLIEEVEDRGGMRKAIESQWVQRQIQDVAFERQQEQEAGDRIIVGVNEYEVEEEGEQDIEEVDEALEEAQKDNVAALRENRDDETVETALAALDDAARSDENLMPFLIDAVKAEATTGEICDVLREVFGEYQPGSSM, encoded by the coding sequence ATGTTCGACCCCGAGGAGCTGGACCGCATCCGCGAGGCGAAAGCCGAGTGGGAAGACAGCGAGGTCCAGCCGACCGTCGACCGGTTCGGCGAACGCGAGGAGACGTTCACCACCGATACGGAGGGGCACGAGGTAGCTCGGCTGTACACCCCGGCCGACGTCGCCGACTTGGACTACGACGAGGACCTGGGGTTCCCGGGCCAGGAGCCGTACACCCGCGGCGTCTACTCGACGGGGTATCGCGGTCGGCTCTGGACGATGCGTCAGTACGCGGGGATGGGGACCGCCCGCGAGACGAACGAGCGGTTCACATATCTCCTCGAACAGGGCCAGACCGGCCTCTCGATGGCGTTCGATCTCCCGACCCAGATGGGCTACGACTCCGACGACGCCATGGCCGCCGGCGAGGTGGGCAAGACCGGCGTCGCCATCGACTCCCTGCGGGACATGGAGACGGTCTTCGACGGCATCCCGCTGGACGAAGTGTCGACCTCCATGACGATCAACGCCCCCGCGGCGGTGTTGCTGGCGATGTACATCGCCGTCGGCGACCGACAGGGCGTCGACCGCGAGGAACTGCGGGGGACGATCCAGAACGACGTGCTCAAGGAGTACATCGCCCGGAACACGTTCATCTACCCGCCCGAGCCCTCGATGCGGCTCATCACCGACATCTTCGAGTTCTGTGCGGCGGAGGTGCCCAACTTCAACACCATCTCGATCTCGGGGTATCACATCCGCGAGGCCGGCTCGACGGCCGCTCAGGAGATCGCGTTCACGCTGGGCAACGGGCTGGCGTACGTCGAAGCGGCCATCGATGCCGGACTGGCCGTCGACGAGTTCGCGCCGCAACTATCCTTCTTTTTCGCCTCGTACAACAACATCTTCGAGGAGGTCGCGAAGTTCCGGGCCGCTCGTCGGCTCTGGGCCTCGCTGATCGACGAGCGGTACGACCCCGACGATCCGAAGTCCAAACAGCTGAAGTTCCACACCCAGACCGCCGGCTCGACACTGACCGCCCAGCAGATCGAGAACAACGTCGTCCGGGTGGCGTACCAGGCGCTCGCCGCCGTCCTGGGCGGGACCCAGAGCCTCCACACCAACGGGAAAGACGAGGCGATCGGCCTGCCGACCGAGGAGTCGGTGCGGACGGCGCTTCGCACACAGCAGATCCTCGCCCACGAGTCCGGTGCGGCCGACACCATCGATCCGCTGGCCGGCAGTTACTACGTCGAGTCCCTGACCGACGACCTGGAGGCAGACGCCCGCTCGCTCATCGAGGAGGTCGAGGACCGCGGCGGGATGCGCAAGGCCATCGAGAGCCAGTGGGTCCAGCGCCAGATCCAGGATGTCGCCTTCGAACGCCAGCAGGAACAGGAGGCCGGCGACCGGATCATCGTCGGCGTCAACGAGTACGAGGTCGAGGAGGAAGGCGAGCAGGACATCGAGGAGGTCGACGAAGCGCTGGAGGAGGCCCAGAAAGACAACGTCGCCGCTCTGCGGGAGAATCGCGACGACGAGACCGTCGAGACGGCGCTGGCTGCGCTGGACGACGCCGCCCGGAGCGACGAGAACCTCATGCCGTTCCTGATCGACGCGGTCAAGGCCGAGGCCACGACCGGCGAGATCTGTGACGTGCTCCGGGAAGTCTTCGGGGAGTACCAGCCCGGCTCGTCGATGTGA
- a CDS encoding diphthine--ammonia ligase: MTDGAWVSLFSGGKDSSWALYRALERGYSVERLVTVHPEGDSYMYHVPATRLASLAAESIGIPLLEVEPDDFGADDVPDAGVQGDEELEPLEAALRDLDSDLDGGIKGVTAGAVESEYQTTRIEAMAERLEAQVFAPLWQEDPRTLAEAMLDAGFEVRIIRVAAYGLDESWLGRTLDTDALDELESLNDEYGVHILGEGGEFETLVTDGPHMDRRIELEYDTEWDGTRGTLRIEDARLAE; the protein is encoded by the coding sequence ATGACAGACGGCGCGTGGGTCTCGCTGTTCTCCGGCGGCAAGGACTCCTCGTGGGCGCTGTACCGGGCGCTCGAACGCGGCTACTCGGTCGAGCGACTCGTGACGGTCCACCCCGAGGGCGACTCGTACATGTACCACGTCCCGGCGACCCGCCTGGCGAGCCTGGCAGCCGAGAGCATCGGGATTCCGTTGCTGGAGGTCGAACCCGACGACTTCGGCGCCGACGACGTTCCCGACGCCGGCGTCCAGGGCGACGAGGAACTCGAACCGCTGGAGGCCGCGCTACGCGACCTCGATTCGGACCTCGACGGCGGTATCAAGGGAGTTACCGCCGGCGCAGTCGAGAGCGAGTACCAGACCACGCGCATCGAAGCCATGGCCGAACGGCTCGAAGCGCAGGTGTTCGCCCCGCTGTGGCAGGAAGACCCCAGAACGCTGGCGGAGGCGATGCTCGACGCCGGCTTCGAGGTCCGGATCATCCGTGTGGCCGCCTACGGGCTGGACGAGTCCTGGCTCGGTCGGACGCTCGACACCGATGCCCTGGACGAACTGGAGTCGCTCAACGACGAGTACGGCGTCCACATCCTCGGCGAAGGCGGGGAGTTCGAGACGCTGGTGACAGATGGGCCTCACATGGATCGGCGGATCGAACTGGAGTACGACACCGAGTGGGACGGCACGCGGGGAACGCTCCGGATCGAGGACGCCCGGTTGGCTGAGTGA
- a CDS encoding glutamate--cysteine ligase has product MDETGSRENFTREGTLGIEEEFYVVDEYGRPTSGTDELVYESEPPAILEDRLDHELFKCVIETQTPRIDDPGRAREHLTAVRDALIDHATDHGFGIAAAGLHPLAKWRELEHADKPRYRAQLDRIQYPQHRNTTAGLHIHVGVDDADKAVWIANELRQHLPLMLALSANSPYWNGFDTGLQSARAKIFEGLPNTGMPTAFDDYAAFQRYERRMIESGGIDDRGELWFDVRPHSGLGTVEVRAPDGQADPDRVMAFVEYTHALVTDLSARYDDGESTSEMRRELLDESKWRAIRHGRDAELLVPDRSEPLSVDTLVDRECDRLDVDGLRRLADAESGASRQRRLRQRSVVELSESLRLDEP; this is encoded by the coding sequence ATGGACGAGACGGGGTCGCGCGAGAATTTCACCCGGGAGGGGACGCTTGGTATCGAAGAGGAGTTCTACGTCGTCGACGAGTACGGCCGCCCGACCTCGGGGACGGACGAACTCGTCTACGAGTCCGAGCCGCCGGCGATTCTCGAAGACCGCCTGGACCACGAGCTGTTCAAGTGCGTGATCGAGACACAGACGCCCCGCATCGACGATCCTGGCCGGGCGCGCGAACACCTCACGGCGGTCCGGGACGCCCTGATCGACCACGCGACCGATCACGGGTTCGGGATCGCCGCCGCGGGCCTGCACCCGCTTGCGAAGTGGCGCGAACTCGAACACGCCGACAAGCCCCGCTACAGGGCCCAGTTAGATCGAATCCAGTACCCACAACACCGGAACACGACGGCGGGACTGCACATTCACGTCGGTGTCGACGACGCCGACAAGGCGGTCTGGATCGCCAACGAACTCCGCCAGCACCTCCCGCTGATGCTCGCGCTGTCGGCGAACTCGCCGTACTGGAACGGCTTCGACACCGGGCTCCAGTCGGCGCGAGCGAAGATTTTCGAGGGGCTCCCCAACACCGGGATGCCGACGGCGTTCGACGACTACGCGGCCTTCCAGCGGTACGAACGCCGGATGATCGAGAGCGGGGGCATCGACGACCGGGGCGAACTCTGGTTCGACGTGCGCCCCCACTCGGGGCTCGGAACCGTCGAGGTACGGGCGCCGGACGGACAGGCCGACCCGGATCGGGTCATGGCCTTCGTCGAGTACACACACGCGCTCGTGACGGACCTGAGCGCCCGCTACGACGACGGCGAGTCCACGTCGGAGATGCGCCGGGAGCTGTTAGACGAGAGCAAGTGGCGCGCGATCAGACACGGCCGAGACGCCGAGTTACTGGTGCCCGACCGCTCCGAGCCGCTGTCCGTCGACACGCTCGTCGACCGTGAATGTGATCGCCTCGATGTCGATGGTCTCCGCCGGTTGGCCGACGCCGAGAGCGGTGCGAGCCGACAGCGACGGCTTCGACAACGTAGTGTCGTCGAGCTAAGTGAGTCGCTTCGTCTCGACGAACCGTAG
- a CDS encoding phosphopantetheine adenylyltransferase, translating into MNVALGGTFDPIHDGHRALFERAFELGDVTVGLTSDALAPKTRHDERHIRSYEERRSALEAELAALAAEHDRNWTIRELAEPTGIATEPQFDVLVVSPETETGGKRINEIRRERGHDPLEIEVVPHVYADDGDVISSTRIVRGEIDEHGNPTPERDGRETPS; encoded by the coding sequence ATGAATGTCGCGCTGGGGGGGACGTTCGACCCGATCCACGACGGGCACCGCGCACTGTTCGAGCGCGCGTTCGAGCTCGGGGATGTCACTGTCGGACTCACCAGCGACGCTCTCGCGCCCAAGACCCGGCACGACGAGCGCCACATCCGGTCTTACGAGGAGCGACGGTCGGCGCTGGAAGCGGAACTCGCGGCGCTTGCCGCCGAACACGACCGAAACTGGACTATCCGCGAACTGGCCGAACCGACCGGCATCGCGACCGAGCCACAGTTCGACGTGCTCGTCGTCTCGCCGGAGACGGAGACCGGCGGCAAACGGATCAACGAGATTCGCCGGGAGCGGGGCCACGACCCCCTCGAAATCGAGGTCGTCCCCCACGTCTACGCCGACGACGGTGACGTGATCTCTTCGACCCGGATCGTCCGCGGTGAGATCGACGAACACGGGAACCCCACGCCCGAGCGCGACGGCCGGGAGACCCCGTCGTAG
- a CDS encoding winged helix-turn-helix domain-containing protein produces the protein MTTDDDAPEDRDEVRNRIEQEADRAVEQFDEGLVDLLSWLLDTETRSRIYVNLRKHPGSTSDEVAEGTGLYPSTVREALAALHDEDIVTREKRESDGAGNNPYEYSAIAPSELVNTVVGDVQSKLNTVFNLDDYLDSDGGPLPDTESGGDSDPVTISVEDADPDDDEDGDDEA, from the coding sequence ATGACGACTGACGACGACGCTCCGGAAGACCGAGACGAGGTACGGAACCGAATCGAACAGGAAGCCGATCGGGCCGTCGAACAGTTCGACGAGGGGCTCGTCGACCTGCTGTCGTGGCTGCTCGACACCGAGACGCGCTCGCGCATCTACGTCAACCTCCGGAAACATCCCGGGAGCACGAGCGACGAGGTTGCCGAGGGGACCGGCCTCTACCCGAGTACGGTCCGGGAAGCACTGGCCGCGCTGCACGACGAAGACATCGTGACACGGGAGAAACGGGAGAGCGACGGTGCGGGCAACAACCCCTACGAGTACAGCGCTATCGCGCCGAGCGAACTCGTCAACACGGTCGTCGGGGACGTGCAGTCGAAGCTCAACACCGTGTTCAACCTGGACGACTACCTCGACTCCGACGGCGGCCCGCTGCCCGACACCGAGTCCGGCGGCGACAGCGATCCGGTGACGATCTCCGTCGAGGACGCGGACCCGGACGACGACGAAGACGGCGACGACGAGGCCTGA
- a CDS encoding DUF373 family protein, with protein sequence MTTLVVCIDRDSPVSTAYPVVGRSAVEPLITETGVVDPEDSRVNCLLEGLRVADELDAEGSDPLLAVVGGGTDSVGTDRHIATQVEDLVETHDPDSAIVVVDSADDEQLVPIIESRVQVDAVDRVVVRQARDIESTYYLLKQFLADEELRKTVLVPLGLAMVAFPILLVVANSTTIAIGAIAAAVGVFLIYKGLGIDAYLSRLPSEIREALYSGQVSLVTYVVAVGLSLVGLFAGALGVSDIQNPATFVLVNRFAFDSVPWLTAAALAASLGRLLDELIQREGIRSAYVNLPFGAVAVGLVVRGFSAYFLERGGVFDAFRVARTDLGVVVVQGFTMEAGTRLAVFILAGILISLLGVRVAAYVSRTDIESELAE encoded by the coding sequence GTGACAACGCTGGTGGTGTGTATCGATCGGGACAGCCCCGTCTCGACGGCGTACCCGGTCGTCGGCCGGTCAGCCGTCGAGCCGCTCATCACCGAAACCGGTGTCGTCGACCCCGAGGACAGTCGAGTGAACTGCCTGCTAGAGGGGCTCCGTGTCGCCGACGAACTGGACGCAGAGGGCAGCGACCCCCTGCTGGCCGTCGTCGGCGGCGGTACCGACAGTGTCGGGACCGACCGACACATCGCCACACAGGTCGAAGACCTCGTCGAGACACACGACCCGGACTCCGCCATCGTCGTCGTCGACAGCGCCGACGACGAGCAACTGGTTCCCATCATCGAGAGCCGCGTCCAGGTCGACGCCGTCGACCGAGTCGTCGTCCGGCAGGCCCGCGATATCGAGTCGACCTACTACCTGCTCAAGCAGTTCCTCGCCGACGAGGAACTCCGGAAGACGGTGCTGGTCCCACTGGGTCTGGCGATGGTCGCGTTTCCGATCCTGCTGGTCGTCGCCAACAGCACGACCATCGCTATCGGCGCCATCGCGGCCGCCGTCGGCGTGTTCCTCATCTACAAAGGGCTGGGGATCGACGCCTACCTCTCGCGGCTCCCCAGCGAGATCCGCGAGGCGCTGTACTCGGGGCAGGTGTCACTGGTGACCTACGTCGTCGCCGTGGGGCTCTCGCTCGTCGGGCTGTTCGCCGGCGCGCTGGGCGTCTCAGACATCCAGAACCCCGCGACGTTCGTCCTGGTCAACCGGTTTGCCTTCGACAGCGTCCCCTGGCTCACCGCGGCCGCGCTGGCGGCCTCGCTCGGCCGGCTGCTGGACGAACTGATCCAGCGTGAGGGGATCCGCAGTGCCTACGTCAACCTCCCCTTCGGCGCGGTCGCCGTCGGTCTCGTCGTCCGCGGGTTCTCCGCGTACTTCCTCGAACGGGGCGGCGTCTTCGACGCCTTCCGCGTCGCCAGAACGGACCTCGGCGTGGTCGTCGTCCAGGGGTTCACGATGGAGGCCGGGACCCGGTTGGCGGTGTTCATCCTCGCGGGCATCCTCATCAGCCTGCTCGGTGTCCGGGTGGCGGCCTACGTCAGCCGGACCGACATCGAGAGCGAACTGGCGGAATAG
- a CDS encoding SHOCT domain-containing protein, whose translation MTTSERRLAAVVVLILGALFVLPVLVMSFGMLTGGTMGGGMYGGGMWGTGMHGSGMAGGGGGGPGWLWGLGLVVPVLFVAGVVGLGYLLVRSIGTDGDDDPAVEQLRRTYASGELSDEEFERRLERLREE comes from the coding sequence GTGACGACGAGCGAGCGTCGACTGGCCGCGGTCGTGGTCCTCATCCTGGGAGCACTGTTCGTCCTGCCCGTGCTCGTGATGAGCTTCGGGATGCTGACCGGCGGGACGATGGGCGGCGGGATGTACGGCGGTGGGATGTGGGGCACCGGGATGCACGGCAGCGGCATGGCCGGGGGCGGCGGTGGCGGCCCCGGCTGGCTGTGGGGACTCGGTCTCGTCGTTCCGGTGTTGTTCGTCGCCGGCGTCGTCGGCCTCGGCTACCTGCTCGTCCGATCGATCGGGACCGACGGGGACGACGATCCCGCCGTCGAACAACTCCGACGGACCTACGCTAGCGGCGAACTGAGCGACGAGGAGTTCGAGCGCCGGCTGGAACGGCTCCGGGAGGAGTGA
- a CDS encoding proteasome assembly chaperone family protein: protein MAHVQVHREDIALDEPTLVEGLPGLGLVGKIAADHLVDSYDMEYYASCHCDGLPEIAVYAEGDPTVRPPVRIYADPERDLLVLQSDAPVSPSGATEFAGCLVSWFAANDVTPLFLSGMPADQDEEPPAVYGIATGDGAAMLEDADIALPSEAGAVTGPTGALIHEAQRTGLTGVGLVVEADQQFPDPAAARALLQTAIGPLGDVEIDTEALVEQADQIATAKQRLAEQLQESGDDSTSARPLGMYQ, encoded by the coding sequence ATGGCACACGTACAGGTACACCGGGAGGACATCGCCCTCGACGAGCCGACACTGGTCGAGGGGCTCCCCGGACTCGGCCTCGTCGGGAAGATCGCCGCCGACCACCTCGTCGACAGCTACGATATGGAGTACTACGCGTCCTGTCACTGTGACGGCCTGCCGGAGATCGCCGTCTACGCGGAGGGCGACCCCACCGTTCGACCGCCCGTTCGCATCTACGCCGACCCCGAGCGGGACCTGCTCGTCCTCCAGAGCGACGCCCCCGTCTCGCCGTCGGGTGCGACGGAGTTCGCCGGCTGTCTCGTCAGTTGGTTCGCCGCCAACGACGTGACGCCGCTGTTCCTCAGCGGGATGCCGGCCGATCAGGACGAGGAGCCCCCGGCGGTGTACGGGATCGCGACCGGCGACGGCGCCGCAATGCTGGAGGACGCCGACATCGCGCTCCCGAGCGAGGCCGGCGCGGTCACCGGTCCGACGGGGGCGCTCATCCACGAGGCCCAGCGGACCGGGCTGACCGGCGTCGGGCTCGTCGTCGAGGCCGACCAGCAGTTCCCGGACCCGGCGGCGGCACGCGCGCTCCTCCAGACTGCCATCGGGCCGCTCGGCGATGTCGAGATCGACACCGAGGCGCTCGTCGAACAGGCCGACCAGATCGCGACGGCCAAACAGCGGCTGGCCGAACAGCTCCAGGAGTCCGGGGACGACAGCACGAGCGCGCGGCCGCTGGGGATGTACCAGTAA
- the sppA gene encoding signal peptide peptidase SppA gives MVSTAGLARLGIALVAAVVATVLGWLLFLRFSVDLADLLGVLLVIATVLGALRVAGNVGEALFPSYNVAEVAVEGPITRDGGGGLTTPPTSASADDIVDQIERADEDKGARALLVKLNTPGGQIVPSEDIRLAAERFDGPTVAYATDVCASGGYDIAAGCDELWAREGSIVGSIGVIGSRVNAKDLADRAGLSYEQFTAGEYKDAGTPLKELTEDEREYLQGIVDDYYDQFVETVAEGREMDSETLRETEARIFLGEDAADRGLVDEIGTRREVEASLGDRLGEETTVREFTPERGITGMLRGGAARVAFALGAGVASAFDAEGEVDGVSFRR, from the coding sequence ATGGTCTCGACAGCGGGACTCGCACGGCTCGGGATCGCACTCGTCGCGGCCGTCGTCGCGACCGTCCTCGGCTGGCTCCTCTTCCTCCGGTTCTCGGTGGACCTGGCGGACCTGCTCGGTGTCCTCCTGGTGATCGCGACGGTTCTCGGCGCGCTGCGGGTCGCGGGGAACGTCGGCGAGGCGCTGTTTCCCTCCTACAACGTCGCCGAGGTCGCCGTCGAGGGGCCGATCACCCGCGACGGCGGTGGCGGGCTCACGACCCCGCCCACCAGCGCCAGCGCCGACGACATCGTCGATCAGATCGAACGGGCCGACGAGGACAAGGGCGCTCGGGCGCTTCTGGTGAAGCTGAACACACCCGGGGGCCAGATCGTCCCCAGCGAGGACATCCGGCTGGCGGCCGAACGGTTCGACGGCCCGACGGTCGCTTACGCGACGGATGTCTGTGCCAGCGGCGGCTACGACATCGCGGCCGGGTGTGACGAACTGTGGGCCCGCGAGGGGTCGATCGTCGGCTCGATCGGCGTCATCGGCTCCCGTGTCAACGCGAAGGACCTCGCCGATCGGGCGGGGCTCTCCTACGAGCAGTTCACCGCCGGCGAGTACAAGGACGCCGGGACGCCGCTGAAAGAACTCACGGAGGACGAACGGGAGTACCTCCAGGGGATCGTCGACGACTACTACGATCAGTTCGTCGAGACCGTCGCCGAGGGGCGCGAGATGGACAGCGAGACGCTGCGAGAGACGGAGGCGCGGATCTTCCTGGGCGAGGACGCCGCCGACCGGGGTCTCGTCGACGAGATCGGGACCCGCCGGGAAGTCGAGGCGTCCCTCGGCGATCGGCTCGGCGAGGAGACGACCGTCCGGGAGTTCACGCCCGAACGAGGGATCACCGGGATGCTCCGCGGTGGCGCCGCCCGGGTCGCGTTCGCGCTGGGGGCCGGCGTCGCGAGCGCGTTCGACGCGGAGGGGGAGGTCGACGGCGTCTCCTTCCGTCGGTGA
- a CDS encoding NUDIX hydrolase — protein MAVPEPEETDVDIADKVNEQNVKGRIDRLEASYGDVPVTEETFELSPEEYTEVYSATNGTGYDGNSVVFVTRDGESLPDLSENIPEQAAHDTRDRVLMVLGRGADLWALPGDGKGGQYESLQETTVRRVHEQTGIRCTITGVEAVFHRKYYPDTDADGSVHTLDVYFQAEYLKGSLDVDESELTGAAWFAEPPDRLTEGAEQIWEQFVDADD, from the coding sequence ATGGCGGTTCCCGAGCCCGAGGAGACCGATGTCGACATCGCCGACAAGGTCAACGAACAGAACGTCAAGGGGCGGATCGATCGGCTGGAGGCGTCCTACGGCGACGTTCCGGTCACCGAGGAGACGTTCGAACTCTCTCCCGAGGAGTACACTGAGGTCTACTCGGCGACGAACGGGACCGGTTACGACGGCAACAGCGTCGTCTTCGTCACCCGCGACGGCGAGTCGCTGCCGGACCTGAGCGAGAACATCCCGGAACAGGCCGCTCACGACACCCGCGACCGGGTCCTGATGGTGCTGGGCCGCGGCGCCGACCTGTGGGCGCTCCCCGGCGACGGGAAGGGGGGCCAGTACGAGTCCTTGCAGGAGACGACCGTCCGTCGCGTCCACGAGCAGACCGGTATCAGATGTACGATCACCGGCGTCGAAGCGGTGTTCCACCGCAAGTACTACCCCGACACCGACGCCGACGGCTCGGTCCACACGCTGGATGTCTACTTCCAGGCCGAATATCTGAAGGGATCGCTGGATGTCGACGAGTCGGAACTGACTGGCGCCGCGTGGTTCGCCGAGCCTCCGGACCGGCTGACCGAAGGGGCCGAGCAGATCTGGGAGCAGTTCGTCGACGCCGACGACTGA